The genomic stretch aaatataatttttgggtAAACTTCCCCTTTAACATATTGACACCAGTCTCCATTATTGACGTGATtatgtaatgttttaaaatggtTATTTTTATGCAGTATGACATTTAATAACATGTAATGACATGTAATATCACATAGTTGAATGGCTCATATTCCCAagtattgaaaaaatttattaggCTGTTACAGCTTGAAACGgagatcaaaataatgtataaaatCACCTTGTTTTGAAGAgtagtttaaaagaaaaaaagttctaaTATTTTTATGACATCAGGCCCGTCAATGtagtatatacaaaactttaaaaaaaaaattgtttagctGTGACCTATTTTGTAGACCTTGTTTGTGAAACAGGTTTAAATGTGTTTTGATGATCAATCTGTCCATTTCAACTTAGATTGGTTTACTCATTTTTACGTAACTCACCAAGTTTTGTCCTATAGGAGTTAACCAGTTACACAAGTGGAAGAAAGTTACAACTGCAATGTGATAGCTTCACTAATAAAAAGTGCATTATTGATGTCAAAAATGTATTGACACCAAGAATTATATAGCTGATTTGTTAGCAGAAAATTGAGACATACATCCTCTTCATAGAAGCCTCAGACGGGCAGACATGGTTaaagtattattatataagattcaGTATACCTACATACCCAAGTTTTCACATACTAAAGATACCTTCTCCCTTCACACAGGGTGAAGGAAATATAACTGTTATCATGGTCAAAATATGGTTATAGACTGgatttatcttttaaaaaaggaaacaacTGACTTTGTGAGACAATGCAATGACTTTGTTTACTCATTAACTTTTCATTTTGTATAGTGGACATTAGGCCATTTTAACATTGATATGTTAAAGTGTATTTTCTAAGGAGGATTTTCAAGATGCTTCATAGACTGTAGTATGTGtataaacttttgtttgttttgttacaTTTTAGTAAAACCATTTGTGAGCAAAGAGGAGTTTTTCTACACAGAAATGCAGGTTCATTTGTTCCAGAATGGAATTGGAAAGGAGTTCCATAATAAGTTGGAAGAGCTTGCTAGAAACTCACGTAATTGGGTAGGTGTATATAACTTACCTTTAATTCCTTTGTTTATTGATCtacaaaaatgattttaggTATCTCTAGCTCTGGCCAGGAGCTCcactcataatttttttaaatggtaATCATCTATAGTTGTTTCGTTGGCATGTGTTTAGTTGATAGAGAGTTGttttaaaaagtatacaaaaatacaTGGATTAAATATGCATCAATATATAAAGGGTTGCCGAGCGAGAACAGGTCGCTATGTTCGCAAGCGAAATATTTACATCATACTCCATGACAAATATGGAGAGAACTTTTATCCGCTACAATAGACAGTTTAAATAGGATCTTATAAGAAGTTCCTTGAGTAAAACGCAATCTTGACCTCAGATCTTCTCTTTTACTTTTTGATATATGCGTGCTGGCGCGACCCTAGTCACTATTAAATTGCGAAAAAATAAGCCCTGGGAAAAGATAACAATATGCCTTCGTTTTCAGAGGGAAAAAACAGCAAACATTCAGCAGCATAGGTCATCTTTTACGGTTCTAGTTTCTATTATAATTAACACACTTTTTCGTTTCCAAGCTTTTTCTGTTAACAAAAAGTCTAGCACAATCAGagaatgaaaattaaaaaatacaaatatacGCTTACTAAAAAACCTTGAAAAGACTTTCATACAAACCAAAAATAAAGGTTAACTGAGCAATGTTATGTGTACTCTTATAGAGCGTTCTGGCTTTTGGCCTGCATTGTGTCTTCAAATGTGATGAATCGAACAAAATAAAGCTATCTTTTCTGGCTTGTGTCTTAAGTAGAAAATTTTGGCTAAGTTGCCTCGGTGCaaagattattattattcaaaGTGTTATTTGCAGGAtatgttctgcttggaaaaagttcagagagttacttcctttgttgactagcagagtcttgtatgaggcctgtgtaagtaTATCTTGACcttttagaaaggaatgatatgagaatggttaggtggatgtgtagcGCCAAtctgagagacaaaaagagttcagatgagcttagaagcaggctaagtatccgtagaattaaagatgttatccagccaagaagattaaattggctggggcacttggatgGAATgaagggggataattgggtaagaaagtgtagagacttgatagttcctgggggaaagcccagaggcagacagagaaagacttggcaggaggttgtaaggacagacttgatacagaggaagttgattttagatctaacacggtctagatcagattggaagagggtcattaatataccccgtccaaccccatgctagcatggaaaacggacattaaactgagaatgatgatgatgatgacaggtcaaaattttaaaatgttccaTATTATGGCAATGCAAATAATTTTAGCAATTTCCAGCAATACAGAGAATTTTTGACACTCTTTGCAATCTTTAACACTCATCAGGAGAACCGCCACCGCCCCTTTATAATATTCTGATTAGAATGTATGAATATAAGCTGCATGTAAACACCCTGCGCTACTTAACCGCCCCAACATCTAAGTCTGTTTTTAAGTCCTTTCCATTATTGAACATTATAAccgctgttttttattttttgatagcgACATCTGAAGAGCGGTGGGGACTTCAACATGTTCCCCTTTACTTTAGGATTTTTATTATGTTATATCGCGGGAGAGTACTTGTGCAAAATATGGTTTCTCTTCCTGTATGAATGGGTATAGAACATACGGCGCGTTTAGTGGATAGTACGAAACTACTAACCTTATTTGACATTCATTTTAAGATGATGCTATATAATTTCAATCATTTGTTGTTCTTTGTGATGTATTGCATAAGCTGTTACTGTTACCTAACACAAACTTAACTTCAcaagaaaaatgcaaaaacttttttagtttattttgttttcacagTTTCATTCGAATGATACTTTCGAATGGGACAGTGTTCTTAAAAATAGcgacctcgttcccagagcgtagagtaatcagaaaaaaattgggaTAACTGAGACTGAGGGTATTTGACTTATCAAGTGAAAAAAGTGACACTTtcatcaactttttttaaattttgattttctcCTGCTGTAtagaagaaaatagaaaaaaataatatgcgcTGAAATTCCAAATAGGCTGTGCTCAGCTCGCTACGCTTAGCTCCACAATAattcattttctcttttttaagaaACTCTGAAGTTTTCTCTTTCTTCTTATCTACAGCTTCAAGACTGGTGGTTTGACATGTATCTAAACTACAGAGGACCATTGCCAGTTGTTAGTAACACTGCTGGTGGAGTTGAGTCTTTGACACCATTTGATCAACCAACACTTGGTGTGCAATATCAAAGAGCATCTGTATGGATTTACTATATGGCAAAACTATATCTAAATATAATACAGTAAGTGCTCTCAGTTTATAACTTTTAATATTGTGAACCATTTAGTAACATTAATTTTTTCGTAGTATTTAAACTGAAGTATGTAAGtaatagtgatatttttttagcCAAAAATTACCAGTccagagacaacaaaaaaagcACCCATTTGATATGTCACAATATTGCTACATGTTTTGTGGTGGCAGAATCCCGGGTGAAAAATTTGATACACCAGTAAACTTCATACATTTATTGCCAACGAAAGGTAGAGATGGTGTTTTTATCAGGTTTTTGTGTTTAATGTGATGctacttgttttttttcagcaaatgttccaattttttcaattattatttctaaattatataaaaatttaaaatggcttTGGCTTTTAGAAACATTTACACAAAGGTAATGTCTCTTTACAAGATCTGTTGTTGTCCAATTCCTTCTTTGCAACTAAAGAGTAACAGCGTTCTATATACATATTCTTATGCTACTTTACACTTTACACTTTTTTATTCATATACCATCGCCTAAGAATGTCTATTGTATATGCTCAATTAGTAACAAAGCTACTAAACATAGTAGAAAACCATTAACAAGTGATTTTAATGTTATTAGATGGAAAAGTAGAAGTTGTTGCTAATAGTAAACATATTGTTGTTTTGATGAGGGGAAgaatatttacagtaaaaatttTCGACAGTTCTGGAACTTTATTGACTCCGCCGAATATAGAGAGGTAACATTCAGTTTTAAAGGTTTTAAATAAACGTTTTTGGAGTTGTCCACGCTAAAGCAATATTTTATACAAAAGTCATTAATATGTTATGATTAAGTGAGCTTATTTTATGCTTAAACTTACATTTTCAGACAGTTGCTGTTGATTCGTGATGAATGTGAGAAACTTGATGATGGAGTGTCTATTGGGTCTTTAACTTCAGATGATCGAAATACATGGTACAAGGTGGTTGCTAACTATTTCGTTACTAATTTCCTTTACTAATTATGCTTGAGAATCTttcgtttcaaaataaaattgtgtTAATAGGAAAAGATGCAAACGatattttaagaatatttgagaaTAATTTTGTGGGACCCATAAGAAGGTGATATTGTGAAACGcttttaaatttcattattttgtgCTAATACATGCATTAGTGATTTTGTAAACACGTGAGATCAGGTTATAGGTAATATtaacttctattttttttttaaataaaaaatctgtTAGGGTATTAGTACTGCTAACCACTTTAACCGAACTTTTGCATTCACTGATCATAATTACATAGGCGTATAAACATCTTTGCCAACTGGATAGACAAAATAAAATCAATATCAACATAATAAATGAAGCCATCTGTGCATTTGCCTTTGACAATATCAAAACATACAATCTACAAGATGTAAGTGCTAccattatattttatatttttttcgttaCTTCTTTTATgtcaatataattttaaaatggtGTCTGTGTGTTAGAACACTTATCTTAGCAGAGAAATCAATGTGTATTATCTATATGTTCGTTACGAAGGCAGTGTTGTTTTAATATAAAAGCTGTAAGCATCCTCTCTTTAAAAAAAGCTAGCTTtacattgaaattaaaaaacccATCAGGTATGCTGCTTTACTTCATTGTTCGTTCATTGTTTAGCatccacattttttaaaaaaaccatacTTTTGAAATGTTTACCGCATAAAACTgacacaaaaaacaaatttttatgtaACTCCAGTAATACATCATGACCTATGCAGCATTTCCATAAACTAAAAACTTTGTTTGAGACAACAAAGGAGAACTTAAATTCTTATCTTTTACAGTATGTAGAGTTTCCAGTATAGACGCACTGATTCCaatgttttattttgaataataGCTATTGTTTGATAGGCAGGCAGACATTGTTTTATTTGTAATGTGACTAACAGTTCTTTTACATCTGTATTTTTAAGAGTTGCAAGCATGCTATACTGGGTGACTGTGTTAACCGCTGGTTTGATAAATCTTGTACGGCCATTGTCTCTTCAACTGGAATTATTGGAACAAATTCTGACGTATGTTGTTCATTGTGGAGTGTTTTTTGTGGGGTGTTTTTGTGGAGTGTTTTTGTAGAGTGTTTTTGTGAGGTGTTTTTGTGCGTCGGGTGCTACGTTACGAGATTTCATCTATTGTAGTGTGAATAAAACCATTTCGTGTTATACTCTTACACAAATTAGTCAGTTTAaacaattttctcatattatttgAAATATAGAAAATGTGAAGCTACAAAGGTTCCCATTTTTTGGTTTGACATTTAAATGTTCACTCATAACGATGCATTATGGAAACCTATCCAAACACACAACATACAATTTTGTTGTGTTGTATTGAGTTATGATGGTATTTTGTACGGAAATCATGTCACAAAACAAGTGTGAACATGTGGTCTATCTACACAAAATCTGCCTGGCATAACGTGAACATGATCTCAAAGAAAACATTGTAGAACTTTGACGTGAATGTTAAGGTTAGGGTCAATTTTTACAGAATATATAGAACAGTTTTTACGGGCTTTGTTACATCGTAATATTGGTAAATCAACGTGTACTGTTCAAAAGGTATCACAGAGTTCGACTTTCTATACTGTGACGAGTTTCTAGGTAATTCCCATTTTCTAGCTAAGTAATTTTCAAATATCTACAACCCTGTACATAATATATTTGGAAAAAGCATGAAATTTTAAAGATTGCAACACAAGCAATTAAGAACGGCATTTCTGTCTAGTAACACGCACTGCGAACTTGTCAACAGCGAATTTAGGACTTGGTTATTTGGTTAGGTCCAAAGTCCTCAAGGATACTAATTTTTGCTGCTGTCAGCCCAATTCCACCATACTTTGGACCTTTTCGATTGGCGGAGTGGATTGTTCCATAATGAAGAAATTGTGGAAAGTTTAGCTGGCGCATTTTAGACGTTGCTTACTCGGTCTACATCCCTGCCAAAGTAGAGTTTTTGCAGCCTACCAGCCGCAGAGCACTGGGCAAGAGATGCTGTTTGACTATTCAGTGGAAGAGCTGAAAGACGGACAATTTCCCAAATATTATTCCCAGGGTTCTTTCCCATTTTTAAGTAATATGAAAAGTATGGAAATAATCTGCAGATTTTTTTTCGTTGCAGCATGTGTCAACAGCTCTGTGATTCTGTAGCCTATGtggttttaatgtttttttccaCCTTTAGCACCTACATTTGGATGGGAATGTGGGCACGACAATGTTACAAATTATACATGACAACGTACAAAAATGTCAATATCGATGGCAGGTACTTTGGCCACTTTTTTGTATTTCATAGTGGAATGCGTTAGTTTGACTGACTTGCGAGGGAATTGTCATTGTATGGTTGTATATTAATTCACAtcgaaatattactaaaagaaaaacaaaaatgctgaacgaccatgcatatatgttttaattattaattcacatCTTGTTGTGTTATGATATGTAGGGTGATACGAGTCTACAGATCATGGAACAACCTTTGGAGCTTCAGTTTACTGTGGATAATTTCATATTGAATGCTATTAAGGAATCACAAAGAAAACATAGAAGATTTGTACGTATGACATATTACACAGAATTTGAGTTGAAATATTTCGTGTTTATAATAATTTAGAGTGTGTACATTATGTGTAATTAAATAGAAAATGTCCAGTTTCAAAAAAATCCTTCATAATAATTGTTCAGCTAAGGATTCGACCCATTCTTCTGGGGAAGGTGTTGCTAACATTTGCTTAGAGTTTTGAtagatttatattttttgcttataaaaatcaaaaatatcatAGATTCTACATGTAAGAAACCtggataatttttttactatagaagttattttttataagagaaGCTTCCGTTTTGCTGTAATAAAAAATAGGGATTGTGGACTACATTGACCGAGCGTCAAATGGTTTTGATGATTAGTAGACTGTTAAAAATCATACATAGCTAATCGTCTTGCAGAGTACAGTAACTTGGACGTTTCTTAATAGGTTGCCTTGTTGGATGTAATTGATAAGCCAGTGCCAGGCTATGGAAAGTCGTACGCCAAGTCCGTCGGAGTTCATCCAGATTCGTTAGTACAAATGGCGATACAACTTGGCTACTacacattacatcgaaagtaaaaacatttcatttaattttcttattccttattaataacataaaacacgtacatataataaaaatattttattctaaacGAAGCTTTTTGTTACCTAGAAACATATTCAggtatatacaaaaattaaaattatccaCTTTATATACATCATTAAAATACCATCATTATCGACATAAAAACGCATGCGAGAATAAAATTAACCTAAGAGATCAGAAAAACTAAAAACCAATAATGAACCTAAAGAGTTTACGTTTGATATCTTTTTGGTCGTTAAGGGATGGATTAGATGACACGATAAAAACGCCTCTAAAATCTTTCGTTTTCTATTATCTGTAGGGGCTCTGCTTAAAATTCTACCTTTAAATACATGATCAGTTGTCGTTGTAGCTTATCGTCGTTGTTTATCGCAGTTCTTTTTGCTTTTTGCCGTCATTGTGTTTCGGCAACTTTTCCGTTGCTCATAGTAAGAAACATTTTAATATTCTGTCGTATTTTTGAAGAGTGGCATCAACTTATGAATCTGCTACAACACGTATGTTTCGCAGTGGTAGAACAGAAACTTCCAGAAGTTGCACGTGTGAATCGAAAGAATGGGTGGATGCCATGTTTGATGCAAATTCGAATGTAAGATGTTagattttgtgcaaaatttttGTCAACTATGTATGGGAAccactttttcttctttttttacagaGAGAAACGCGCAAAAGATTATTTCGTCAAGCAGCTGCAAAACACATCAAAACGTTAGGTGAAGCTTGTGACGGAAAAGGTATCTTTTGATAGATCTATATTTTTTACCGATATAATTTTTACGACATTTTACCGTCTATAGCAATTCgtttttttttcctgttttagGATTTGATcgacatttttatgttttgcaaCGTATGATAGAAAAGGAAGGTTAGCGCAATTATatgattattttttgttttttcatagtAAATCTATATGTTACTTTTACAGCTTTATGCATCCTGAATTCTTTCACTGGTGTGTGAATGTGAATAACAGAACATATTGAGTCtagtttttcattttaatttttgtgtttatttttcaggccaACCTACACCAGGAATTTTTACTGACAAAGCTTGGAAACTTAGGTTACGACACATGATTTCTTATTCTTTTTGTTGTGTGTTTGCTTGCTGTTCTTCTTTATTTCCAAAGAACACATTACAACTGCGCATGCTTGTCTTTATAAAAGCTGGATTTATCGTCAGGAAGttcttttttttggaaattattgtttattttaatgctCTTTCATCGatcctgaattttttttgtttgaagtCTTAGTGCTTTTAGAAAATtatgaacattttaaaaattatccaTTTCAACAAAACAATCCTGTGTGCGTTTTGTCTAGACATTTTATGTTCTGCGATTAGTTGTCAAAACCGCAACAAGTTCTATATTTATGTTGTAGAAGCAACTAGTGTATCGTCGCCGTAAGGTGTTAACACAGTTATTTGCAGCCTGAGGGACACAAATTGTTTTAATAGTAAACACTGATAGTACGTCTTTGCCTAGTGTAGCAAGAGAAATGTCAAATGGAAGTAAcaagatatttttgttttagtggtGGTGATGGGAACTTTGTTATCTCATCCAGTCTGTCTGGCTTCTTCCAATTGCATGGCGGGATGGCACCCATGATTCACCACGGTTATGGCGCTTTCTACACTATAGAACCTCACAGGTATCGTTTTTGATATTGAATTATCTTTTTTGTGAAGGTTTTTTTAAGGTCTGTACAGAAACCTTCAAAAGGGCAGTAGTAGTAACTTAAATATAATGTAGTTAAAAGCCATTAAAACCCTTTAAAATTCCAAAtatcttgttatttttttctcaacGATGGTTGCCATatgcatttaaaaacaaaagtaatttttggTGAAAACATCCAATTTTGTGACGTCATCCTTGCGGGACTGGGAGAGAGAGTCATGGCTGCTACACACtacgaaaaatttgaaaaagctcTGATAAGGAATATTGTAAATCATACTCATAGCCTTGTAGTTTCTCTTAATATATAGTAATATATAGTTAATCATTTTCAAAGGTAGCTTTTAAACATTCATCGTTGATTAACATTGGAATACAATGCTTCTTTTGAGAATAAGAAATTTGCACGTGACATTAATAAGTGTAAGAGAGAAACTCCAAGTAGAAAGCGAGGCCACAGAGAATAAATTTCATTCAAATAATACAGTTACATTTTTATAACCACAAGAACGTTTTTATAATATGATATTACTTCAAGAACAAAAAAGAAGGTTCTTGCATACATGACACACCAAATTTCAATGGTTGTAGCTGTCTATTTATCGCTCTCGCAACGGTGATGTCACACTACAATGTAAAATTTACGGTAGCCGTATGGAAATGGCGGCGACTGTAGGATTAAACAATTCGGCATTTTAGGACTAAATTTGGGGTTTTAAAGGTATTTAAGTTAGTTCCCCTTTAAAATCTCAATAGTTAAGCTCGAGAGAGGATTTGCCTTCTTTAACCTCCGATCTATCAACGATTTGTTCTGTAAGTTCCTCGCAACGGGACTATATTTCAACTTTCACATCCATATTTCTGCAGATTGAACTTAAACGTGAGTGCTTGGAAAACTTCTGATCAAACAAAGTGTAGAGAACTGTACGACTCAATTGTCGAAGCACTTCATACGATACACGAGTTGTTACTCGATCACTCGAAATTGTAAACACATGGGTGTATACGAAGATATCACTCGACTTATTTGCCGAAGGCGAAAAACACTATTGTGACCAGGATGATATATTATGCGAGCGGAATTTAAGATGgtgtaaaatattttagacgTTTTATTAGAATCATTTTTAGTGTACATACAAGCTGAGTTAGGTAGGTTaaaaaattgcaattttttgtTCTTGACCAGATAAGCAGAAGCCTGCAGGCGAATGCGTTGTAAATAAAGTACCGCCAAGATAGTTAATTTGCTTCTCACCGCCACAAAGACGTTGTTTGAAATAGCGATGAGTAATCGTATGAGCAGTTCagtgatttttttaataatgttctTAAACACAAAACCATGTAAAACCTAGAATGTCATTAGGTCCAGTACTTTTTTAAATCtagcaaataaaattgaatatatttttttacattttatggtCGTATTGTTTTTTGTCGTATCACAACTTAAATGTTCTTTCTTCTGTGTCCATCAAAAAGTACCTTAGGGCGGGGTAGTAGGAAAAGATTTATGTagggaaaaaaatttaatgtgcGCTAAATTTTTCCTTTCTTAAGATAACTGCAAACGCAACTAAAAAACGTGTAGCGAGTCAAGATCTAAAATGTGCACGAGAGATCAGTTCGCATAACCTTGCGGGCGCGCAGACGGTCATTTCAAAGATTAGGAACTGCGGGTTGTTTAACAAGCAAGAACTAAGTAGTACCATAACCACCATTATGGAGGAGAGTTAATATTTTACCAGAACTAGTATATATTGTGTGTGTGCATCATCCATATTCATCTTTACCAggcaaaagtttttaaaagatgtTTACCTATTCGAGTTTCACTTCTAACTTTTACAAATAACATTAAAGTCTGTCGTGGAAATGTATGAAAAGATTATATCCTTGTTCGGTATTCACATTAGTTTCCATCCCTATTAGTCTTTTGGAAAACACAATCTTTATTCTGTTAATCGAGATGAGTATATGTTCTTCTCATACATCATTTCAAATTTGTTGACGATGGATAACACGGGGATGGCAGTGAGAATTATCGTCGTTGTCATAAAACACCCGCAGATAATCTTACCCACAGTAGTTTGCGGGTGTATGTCACCATACCCGACTGTACTTATCGTCTGTACTCCCCACCAAAACGACGCTGGAATGCTTGTGTA from Hydractinia symbiolongicarpus strain clone_291-10 chromosome 12, HSymV2.1, whole genome shotgun sequence encodes the following:
- the LOC130622038 gene encoding peroxisomal carnitine O-octanoyltransferase-like isoform X2, which gives rise to MANNKLSGEKTFDYQSQKESLPLPSLVQSCAKYLEAVKPFVSKEEFFYTEMQVHLFQNGIGKEFHNKLEELARNSRNWLQDWWFDMYLNYRGPLPVVSNTAGGVESLTPFDQPTLGVQYQRASVWIYYMAKLYLNIIHQKLPVQRQQKKHPFDMSQYCYMFCGGRIPGEKFDTPVNFIHLLPTKDGKVEVVANSKHIVVLMRGRIFTVKIFDSSGTLLTPPNIERQLLLIRDECEKLDDGVSIGSLTSDDRNTWYKAYKHLCQLDRQNKININIINEAICAFAFDNIKTYNLQDHLHLDGNVGTTMLQIIHDNVQKCQYRWQGDTSLQIMEQPLELQFTVDNFILNAIKESQRKHRRFVALLDVIDKPVPGYGKSYAKSVGVHPDSLVQMAIQLGYYTLHRKVASTYESATTRMFRSGRTETSRSCTCESKEWVDAMFDANSNRETRKRLFRQAAAKHIKTLGEACDGKGFDRHFYVLQRMIEKEGQPTPGIFTDKAWKLSGGDGNFVISSSLSGFFQLHGGMAPMIHHGYGAFYTIEPHRLNLNVSAWKTSDQTKCRELYDSIVEALHTIHELLLDHSKL
- the LOC130622038 gene encoding peroxisomal carnitine O-octanoyltransferase-like isoform X1, coding for MANNKLSGEKTFDYQSQKESLPLPSLVQSCAKYLEAVKPFVSKEEFFYTEMQVHLFQNGIGKEFHNKLEELARNSRNWLQDWWFDMYLNYRGPLPVVSNTAGGVESLTPFDQPTLGVQYQRASVWIYYMAKLYLNIIHQKLPVQRQQKKHPFDMSQYCYMFCGGRIPGEKFDTPVNFIHLLPTKDGKVEVVANSKHIVVLMRGRIFTVKIFDSSGTLLTPPNIERQLLLIRDECEKLDDGVSIGSLTSDDRNTWYKAYKHLCQLDRQNKININIINEAICAFAFDNIKTYNLQDSCKHAILGDCVNRWFDKSCTAIVSSTGIIGTNSDHLHLDGNVGTTMLQIIHDNVQKCQYRWQGDTSLQIMEQPLELQFTVDNFILNAIKESQRKHRRFVALLDVIDKPVPGYGKSYAKSVGVHPDSLVQMAIQLGYYTLHRKVASTYESATTRMFRSGRTETSRSCTCESKEWVDAMFDANSNRETRKRLFRQAAAKHIKTLGEACDGKGFDRHFYVLQRMIEKEGQPTPGIFTDKAWKLSGGDGNFVISSSLSGFFQLHGGMAPMIHHGYGAFYTIEPHRLNLNVSAWKTSDQTKCRELYDSIVEALHTIHELLLDHSKL